A region of Candidatus Hydrogenedentota bacterium DNA encodes the following proteins:
- a CDS encoding DUF4097 family beta strand repeat protein: MTAVAPAAADAGADTAGRVFEDVGRALKSVMGRGYDAGTADDAPSATRTIEERYPVGSRATVLLHHEFGAVNITSWDQRVVQCLTKVSATAESREAAAKAVEAVQIFAENSGNTVSIRALPVDADPSPGIWGICLNLEVSVPRDAALIVDERFADISITGLGGDLTADVWHGDITLNEMGGHVDVRARGRQSLTVSGLRMGGAFSLIDTEAALSRIGGETRIRASGASLTVDSPERGTALDITAEGGRVRLQFPEQTDPDLNAVVRFGTLESNWLETAAQGPVISLRHEPSGAMYRAAVDAAFCDVALLRGSAPAETRPAPKAYAGMSMFRETVSRTESAGPGTTLSVEANAGSVRIEGTDAAEIAITEERTVWTVSAVDAPQALKRLDIQTRREDEKLLLTTNALPAEDPVTPRVRVDLVIQCPRSVPVQVRTRDGVTAVAGISAPVDVQQETGRVHVSETAGDVRVRNTDGAAEALHCSGNLDIAVSEGDILVQQNAGTAALACTEGKILVEAPKAAVTARMKSGDVRILAVDGLYGDLDVTAESGNISVALPETPDADLSVTASGGVVYSAIPLTGSVSNDRQEFHVLLKDGQYRLRLEARDGDVRID; encoded by the coding sequence TTGACGGCAGTAGCGCCGGCGGCGGCGGACGCCGGCGCGGACACAGCCGGGCGTGTCTTTGAGGATGTAGGCAGGGCGCTGAAATCCGTGATGGGACGCGGATATGACGCAGGCACGGCCGATGACGCGCCCTCTGCCACGCGCACCATCGAAGAGCGGTACCCCGTGGGTTCCCGCGCGACCGTGTTGCTCCACCATGAATTCGGGGCCGTGAATATTACGTCTTGGGATCAACGCGTCGTGCAATGCCTGACCAAGGTCTCCGCCACGGCCGAATCACGTGAAGCCGCGGCAAAAGCAGTCGAAGCCGTGCAGATCTTCGCGGAAAACAGTGGCAATACGGTCTCTATTCGCGCGTTGCCGGTGGATGCTGACCCAAGCCCCGGCATCTGGGGTATCTGCCTTAACCTGGAGGTGAGCGTTCCCAGGGATGCGGCGCTGATTGTTGATGAGCGCTTTGCTGATATCAGCATTACAGGCCTTGGCGGGGACCTGACCGCCGACGTCTGGCACGGCGACATCACCCTGAATGAAATGGGCGGCCACGTGGATGTGCGCGCCCGAGGCAGACAATCGTTGACGGTGTCGGGGCTGCGGATGGGGGGCGCCTTCAGCCTCATCGACACAGAGGCGGCGCTCAGCCGCATTGGCGGCGAAACGCGGATTCGCGCTTCGGGCGCGTCGTTGACCGTCGACTCGCCGGAACGGGGCACAGCCTTGGACATCACGGCGGAAGGTGGCCGCGTACGGCTGCAATTCCCGGAGCAAACCGACCCGGACCTGAACGCCGTCGTCCGGTTTGGCACGCTGGAGTCCAACTGGCTCGAAACGGCCGCACAGGGCCCGGTGATATCGCTGCGGCACGAGCCGTCCGGCGCAATGTATCGGGCCGCTGTCGACGCCGCTTTCTGTGACGTGGCGCTGCTGCGCGGAAGCGCTCCCGCGGAAACCCGGCCCGCCCCCAAGGCCTATGCCGGCATGAGCATGTTTCGCGAGACGGTCTCTCGCACCGAGTCAGCCGGCCCGGGCACCACCCTTAGTGTGGAGGCGAACGCAGGCAGCGTACGCATCGAAGGGACGGATGCCGCGGAGATTGCCATAACGGAGGAGCGCACCGTGTGGACTGTGTCCGCCGTTGATGCGCCCCAGGCGTTGAAGCGGCTTGATATCCAGACCCGGCGGGAAGACGAGAAACTGCTTTTGACAACAAATGCGCTGCCCGCGGAAGACCCGGTGACCCCGCGTGTGCGCGTGGACCTGGTCATCCAGTGCCCGAGGAGCGTGCCCGTGCAGGTGAGGACTCGCGACGGCGTGACGGCCGTCGCGGGAATCTCGGCGCCGGTCGACGTGCAACAGGAAACGGGCCGTGTGCATGTGTCGGAAACCGCCGGCGATGTCAGGGTCCGGAATACAGACGGCGCCGCGGAAGCGCTGCACTGTTCCGGCAATCTGGATATCGCGGTAAGCGAAGGTGATATCCTCGTCCAACAGAACGCCGGGACTGCTGCGCTGGCCTGCACGGAGGGGAAAATCCTCGTTGAGGCGCCGAAAGCCGCCGTCACCGCGCGCATGAAGAGCGGCGACGTACGAATCCTCGCCGTCGACGGCCTCTACGGCGACCTGGATGTGACCGCGGAATCCGGAAACATCAGCGTAGCCTTGCCCGAAACGCCGGACGCGGACCTGAGCGTCACGGCCTCCGGCGGTGTGGTCTACAGTGCCATTCCCCTGACCGGCTCTGTCTCGAATGACCGCCAGGAATTTCACGTCCTGCTTAAGGACGGCCAATACCGGCTCCGGCTTGAGGCGCGCGATGGGGACGTGCGCATCGATTGA